The following is a genomic window from Polaribacter atrinae.
ACCTAATTTAAATTTTTCTGATGTTGCAGTTGGCAAACCATTACCATCTACTATAATTTGTCCAAAATTAGCACTCGCTTCATCAGCTACTCTTGCATATTTAGTTCCCCAAATTTCTCCATAAACTCCATTTTCAATAGCTAATACAGCTAAATTATCAAAACCTCCTAGAGCATATTGAGTCACATCTTCTGCTAAGCTTTCAATAGTGTTATCATTTTTAGAGTAATTCACACCTAAATCCCAGTTTAAACCTTCTGGATTGTTAAGAATTCTACCATTTAAAGACAATTCAAAACCTCTATTTTGAACATCGCCGGCATTTACTTTTTTAGAGTTATATCCACTTAAAGGATCTAATGGTAAATTTATTAATTGATTTGTTGCGTTAGATTGATAGTATGCAAAATCTAATCCTAAACGATTATTAAAGAATCTACCTTCAAAACCAATTTCTTTAGATTTAATTAACTCACTTTTTAAGTCTGGATTAAACAATACGTTATTAGTACCCGCAGTAGTATTACCATTTGCATCATTACCAATCGTATAGAAATTGTAAAGTTCATACGGAGACAAATCATTACCAACAGTTGCATAAGATGCTCTTATTTTTCCAAAATTCCACCAACTAGGCATGTCTACATCTTGTTTTCTTAACATCTCTGTAAAAACAAAAGAAGCACTCACAGAAGGGTAGAAAAAAGATCTATTTTCTTCACTTAACGTAGAAGACCAATCATTACGACCTGTAAAATCGACAAATAAATACCCATCGTAATTAACTTGGAATGTACCATAAATAGAATTTGTTTTTCTATTACTAGAACCTTGATTAATATTTGCTGGATTTACACCATTATTTAATGTAAATAAGTTTGGTACAACTAAATCCCCAGAATTTCCACTAATATTATCAGAGGATCGTGACATTAAATTACCACCAAACGTTGCAGAACCTCCAAATTTTCCAAAGATATTATCTTTACTTGCAATTAATAATAAGCTGTAATTTTTCTCGATAAAAGAATCTTTACCAAAACTATACCTACCTGTATTGTTTCCCGGGCTGCCAGAATATAATTTAGACTCTGTAGTAGTCGTATATAAATCTGCTCCTGCTTTTAGCTCTGAACTTAACCAGTCATTAAATTTATATTTTAATGATCCATTTAATAAGAAACGATCTCTTGCGTCTTCACTCAATCTGTTTTTTGCAGACCAATATGGGTTTTCTGCATTCTCAGAAACAAACCATCTCATGTTACCAAATTGATCTGAACTTTCTTCAAATTGAGTAATATCTACAGATACTGGTAATTGAGCTAACGTAGCAAAAGCATTGTTATTATTACTACCATTTAAAGGTCTATTACCTGCTTGCGTATTAATATACTGCACCTTTACATCAGAAGTCCATTTATTATCTTCACCAAAATGAGAAACCGCTCTAGTAGTTAAGTTTAACCTTTCTAATGTAGATCCTGGAATATTACTTTCATTCTCTAAATAATTTACAGAAGTATATAATGATGTTGCATCTGTAACTTGTTGTTGAAATGATACACTATAATTTTGATTAAATCCTCCATTATAAAAATTATCGATATTATCATACGCTCTTAAAGTAGTTTGATCACCTTTAAAATCCGTTACAGTCTGACCCGTAATTTGAGGTCCCCAACTTGCACGAGAATCATTTACATACACACCTTCATTTCCTTGTCCAAATGACTGTTGAATTTCTGGTGTTATAAATAATCTTTCAAAACCAGTAGTTACAGAAACTGTAATACCAAGACCTTTTCTAGATTTACCCGTTTTAGTTGTAATTAAAATTACACCGTTCCCTGCACGAGAACCATACAAAGCAGCAGCAGAAGCACCTTTTAAAACCGTCATCGTTTCAATATCATCTGCATTTAAATCTCCTAAACCATTTCCTAAATCTTGAGAAGGATTAAAGAAATCTGTGTTCTCTGCTCCTGTAAAGTTATCCATAGGGATTCCATCGACAACAATTAAAGGTTGGTTATCTCCAGATAATGAACTATTTCCTCTCAATACTATTTTTGAAGAACTAGCAGGACCATTACTTCCTTTAATAATCTGCACACCTGCAACCTTACCTACTAAAGCATTAGCAACGTTAGACTCTCTTGCTTCTGTTAAACTCTCTCCTTTTACTTCTTGAACCGCATATCCTAAAGATTTACGTTCTCTTTTAATACCAAGAGCTGTTACTACTATTTCGTCTAATTGACTAACATCTGGCACCAATGTAACATTAATAACTTTCTGCCCATTAACTACAATTTCTTGCAAAGCAAACCCCATGTAAGAAAACTGTAGAATAGTATTTGATCCTGCTACATTAATGCTATAATTACCATCAAAATCAGTTGTAGTACCAGCAGTAGAGCCTTTAATAACTACACTAACTCCTGGCAGTGCTAAATTGCTCCCTGCTTCTACAACACTCCCTTTTACAGTTGTTTGTGCCTGCATACCGTATGTGCATAGAATGCCCAACACAAACAGTAATTGAAGTACCTTTTTTGTCATAATTTTTTGAATTTAGTTTTATTTAAAGTTAAATTAAGTTTAAATTAACAAAATAAAACACAATCCATTAATTATTTTCGACTAACAACTAAACATAAGTGGTGTTGGTTAAAATTATTGATTAATAAAAACATGTAACTTCTCAATATAACAAGTGCTAAGATTAAGTTAAATTATTGCAATTTATTCTAAAACCGAAGTAAAACCAACAGCCCCAACTCCAGTAACTTTATCTACAAGCCAAGGCCCGCTATAAGGTTTTG
Proteins encoded in this region:
- a CDS encoding SusC/RagA family TonB-linked outer membrane protein; its protein translation is MTKKVLQLLFVLGILCTYGMQAQTTVKGSVVEAGSNLALPGVSVVIKGSTAGTTTDFDGNYSINVAGSNTILQFSYMGFALQEIVVNGQKVINVTLVPDVSQLDEIVVTALGIKRERKSLGYAVQEVKGESLTEARESNVANALVGKVAGVQIIKGSNGPASSSKIVLRGNSSLSGDNQPLIVVDGIPMDNFTGAENTDFFNPSQDLGNGLGDLNADDIETMTVLKGASAAALYGSRAGNGVILITTKTGKSRKGLGITVSVTTGFERLFITPEIQQSFGQGNEGVYVNDSRASWGPQITGQTVTDFKGDQTTLRAYDNIDNFYNGGFNQNYSVSFQQQVTDATSLYTSVNYLENESNIPGSTLERLNLTTRAVSHFGEDNKWTSDVKVQYINTQAGNRPLNGSNNNNAFATLAQLPVSVDITQFEESSDQFGNMRWFVSENAENPYWSAKNRLSEDARDRFLLNGSLKYKFNDWLSSELKAGADLYTTTTESKLYSGSPGNNTGRYSFGKDSFIEKNYSLLLIASKDNIFGKFGGSATFGGNLMSRSSDNISGNSGDLVVPNLFTLNNGVNPANINQGSSNRKTNSIYGTFQVNYDGYLFVDFTGRNDWSSTLSEENRSFFYPSVSASFVFTEMLRKQDVDMPSWWNFGKIRASYATVGNDLSPYELYNFYTIGNDANGNTTAGTNNVLFNPDLKSELIKSKEIGFEGRFFNNRLGLDFAYYQSNATNQLINLPLDPLSGYNSKKVNAGDVQNRGFELSLNGRILNNPEGLNWDLGVNYSKNDNTIESLAEDVTQYALGGFDNLAVLAIENGVYGEIWGTKYARVADEASANFGQIIVDGNGLPTATSEKFKLGEQQPDAMVGISNTFTYKNLTLGFLIDARLGGEIFSGSNHALQASGNASATVVNGDRADFIVEGVVSDGSGGFTANNTAVSPQDYWTAITARTGNLGITEANIFDATNIRLRNVNVNYNLKSKWLTDSGIQNAKIGISANNVWMIKNNLNGIDPESVFATSTNATGFEYLSPPTTSSVFLNLSLSF